A window from Littorina saxatilis isolate snail1 linkage group LG9, US_GU_Lsax_2.0, whole genome shotgun sequence encodes these proteins:
- the LOC138977001 gene encoding filaggrin-like, with protein sequence MRMDRHWRSQQVWSSQGIIRRHHQKASSEGIITRHHHKASSQGIITRHHRKASSQGIITRHHHKASSQGIIARHHHKASSQGIITRRHHKASSQGIITRHHHKASSQGIIRRHHRKASSQGIITRHHHKASSQGIIARHHQKASSQGIITRHHRKASSQGIITRHHHKASSQGIIARHHHKASSQGIITRHHHKASSQGIITRHHHKASSQGIITRHHRKESSQGIIRRHHHKASSQGIITRHHHKASSQGIIRRHHHKASSQGIIRRHHHKASSQGIITRHHHKASSQGIIRRRHHKASSQGIIARHHHKASSQGVITRHHHKASSQGIITRHHHKASSQGTIARHHHKASSQGIITRHHHKASSQGIITRRHHKASSQGIITRHHHKASSQGIITRHHHKASSQGIITRHHRKASSQGIIARHHRKASSQGIITRHHHKASSQGVITRRHHKASSQGIITRHHHKASSQGIITRHHHKASSQGIITRRHHKASSQGIITRHHHKASSQGIIARHHRKASSQGIIARHHHKASSQGIIARHHRKASSQGIITRRHHKASSQGIITRRHHKNCFDTESQNVPEKSIEY encoded by the coding sequence ATGCGCATGGACAGACACTGGCGCTCTCAGCAAGTCTGGTCATCGCAAGGCATCATCAGAAGGCATCATCAGAAGGCATCATCAGAAGGCATCATCACAAGGCATCATCACAAGGCATCATCACAAGGCATCATCACAAGGCATCATCGCAAGGCATCATCACAAGGCATCATCACAAGGCATCATCACAAGGCATCATCACAAGGCATCATCGCAAGGCATCATCACAAGGCATCATCACAAGGCATCATCACAAGGCGTCATCACAAGGCATCATCGCAAGGCATCATCACAAGGCATCATCACAAGGCATCATCGCAAGGCATCATCAGAAGGCATCATCGCAAGGCATCATCGCAAGGCATCATCACAAGGCATCATCACAAGGCGTCATCACAAGGCATCATCGCAAGGCATCATCAGAAGGCATCATCGCAAGGCATCATCACAAGGCATCATCGCAAGGCATCATCACAAGGCATCATCACAAGGCATCATCACAAGGCATCATCACAAGGCATCATCGCAAGGCATCATCACAAGGCATCATCACAAGGCATCATCACAAGGCATCATCACAAGGCATCATCACAAGGCATCATCACAAGGCATCATCACAAGGCATCATCACAAGGCATCATCACAAGGCATCATCGCAAGGAGTCATCACAAGGCATCATCAGAAGGCATCATCACAAGGCATCATCACAAGGCATCATCACAAGGCATCATCACAAGGCGTCATCACAAGGCATCATCAGAAGGCATCATCACAAGGCGTCATCACAAGGCATCATCAGAAGGCATCATCACAAGGCATCATCACAAGGCATCATCACAAGGCATCATCACAAGGCGTCATCACAAGGCATCATCAGAAGGCGTCATCACAAGGCGTCATCGCAAGGCATCATCGCAAGGCATCATCACAAGGCGTCATCACAAGGCGTCATCACAAGGCATCATCACAAGGCGTCATCACAAGGCATCATCACAAGGCATCATCACAAGGCATCATCACAAGGCACCATCGCAAGGCATCATCACAAGGCATCATCACAAGGCATCATCACAAGGCATCATCACAAGGCATCATCACAAGGCATCATCACAAGGCGTCATCACAAGGCATCATCACAAGGCATCATCACAAGGCATCATCACAAGGCATCATCACAAGGCATCATCACAAGGCATCATCACAAGGCATCATCACAAGGCATCATCACAAGGCATCATCGCAAGGCATCATCGCAAGGCATCATCGCAAGGCATCATCGCAAGGCATCATCACAAGGCATCATCACAAGGCATCATCACAAGGCATCATCACAAGGCGTCATCACAAGGCGTCATCACAAGGCATCATCACAAGGCATCATCACAAGGCATCATCACAAGGCATCATCACAAGGCATCATCACAAGGCATCATCACAAGGCATCATCACAAGGCATCATCACAAGGCGTCATCACAAGGCATCATCACAAGGCATCATCACAAGGCATCATCACAAGGCATCATCACAAGGCATCATCGCAAGGCATCATCGCAAGGCATCATCACAAGGCATCATCGCAAGGCATCATCACAAGGCATCATCACAAGGCATCATCGCAAGGCATCATCGCAAGGCATCATCACAAGGCATCATCACAAGGCGTCATCACAAGGCGTCATCACAAGGCATCATCACAAGGCGTCATCACAAGAACTGCTTCGACACTGAGTCACAAAACGTTCCTGAAAAAAGCATTGAATATTAG